In Diabrotica undecimpunctata isolate CICGRU chromosome 4, icDiaUnde3, whole genome shotgun sequence, a single genomic region encodes these proteins:
- the Mdh1 gene encoding malate dehydrogenase, cytoplasmic — protein sequence MPQEPIHVVVTGAAGQIAYSLLYMIAKGDVFGPNQTLVLRLLDIPPMMGVLEGVVMELADCALPLLREVIPTADPVVAFKDVSAAFLVGAMPRKEGMERKDLLAANVKIFKVQGEALDKHAKKDVKVLVVGNPANTNALICSKYAPSIPKENFTAMTRLDQNRAQAQIAAKVGVPIENVSNVIIWGNHSSTQFPDASHAVVVVDNKSVPAVEAVKDGEWLRNVFVSTVQKRGAAVIAARKMSSAMSAAKAAADHMRDWFLGTSDNKFVSMGVLSDGSYGAPKDVVFSFPVNIKNGKWQIVQGLQNDDFAKGLLALTGKELEEERADAISIIGA from the exons CAAGAACCAATCCACGTAGTCGTAACCGGAGCCGCCGGACAGATTGCATACTCACTTCTGTACATGATCGCTAAGGGAGATGTCTTCGGCCCCAACCAAACTTTAGTCCTCCGCCTTTTGGATATCCCACCCATGATGGGTGTATTAGAAGGTGTCGTAATGGAACTCGCCGATTGCGCCCTTCCACTTTTAAGAGAAGTCATTCCAACTGCCGATCCAGTTGTAGCATTTAAGGACGTTTCAGCTGCTTTCCTTGTAGGAGCCATGCCCAGAAaagaag gCATGGAACGTAAAGATTTACTCGCTGCCAACGTCAAAATCTTCAAAGTACAAGGTGAAGCTTTAGACAAACACGCCAAAAAAGATGTAAAAGTATTAGTCGTTGGTAATCCTGCCAACACCAATGCTCTAATTTGCTCAAAATACGCTCCATCCATTCCAAAAGAAAACTTCACAGCTATGACCAGATTGGATCAAAACAGAGCTCAAGCCCAGATTGCAGCTAAAGTTGGTGTTCCAATCGAAAAC gtAAGCAATGTAATTATTTGGGGAAACCACTCATCCACTCAATTCCCAGATGCTTCCCATGCTGTCGTTGTCGTTGACAACAAATCAGTACCAGCTGTTGAAGCTGTCAAAGATGGAGAATGGCTTAGAAATGTATTCGTTTCCACCGTACAAAAGAgag GTGCTGCCGTCATTGCTGCAAGAAAAATGTCTTCAGCTATGTCTGCAGCCAAAGCAGCAGCTGACCACATGCGTGATTGGTTCCTAGGTACATCTGACAACAAATTCGTCTCTATGGGAGTATTAAGTGACGGTAGCTATGGTGCACCAAAAGACGTCGTCTTCTCCTTCCCTGTTAATATTAAAAATGGCAAATGGCAAATTGTCCAAG GTCTGCAAAACGACGACTTCGCCAAAGGACTTTTGGCCCTCACCGGAAAGGAACTCGAAGAGGAGAGAGCCGACGCTATCTCCATCATCGGAGCATGA